In one Stenotrophomonas maltophilia genomic region, the following are encoded:
- the mtnA gene encoding S-methyl-5-thioribose-1-phosphate isomerase — MNTATDLDYARYDHIRPILWTGDALQLLDQRKLPFVVEHVVCRDSDEVAAAIHALTVRGAPAIGIAAAWGVVLAAREVQAADGPLALQQLEPALQRLNASRPTAVNLAWALARMRRCLGSAGADWKTLLEAEARAIAEEDLAANRHMGALGAGLIDAGSGVLTHCNTGSLATAGFGTALGVIRAGMAQHRIARVFAGETRPWLQGARLTVWELQQDGIDATLIADSAASHLMKTGAVQWVIVGADRICANGDTANKIGTYQLAIAARHHGVKFMVVAPSSTVDMETVDGSQIEIEQRDPGELYGVGGTRTVAEGIAAWNPVFDVTPGELIDAIVTERGVILNPTVENMRAAFGG, encoded by the coding sequence ATGAACACTGCCACCGACCTCGATTACGCCCGCTACGACCACATCCGCCCGATCCTGTGGACCGGCGATGCCCTGCAACTGCTGGACCAGCGCAAGCTGCCGTTCGTGGTCGAGCATGTGGTATGCCGGGACAGCGATGAAGTCGCCGCGGCCATCCATGCCCTGACCGTACGTGGCGCCCCGGCCATCGGCATCGCGGCGGCCTGGGGCGTCGTGCTGGCAGCGCGTGAGGTGCAGGCGGCCGATGGCCCGCTCGCCCTGCAGCAGCTTGAGCCGGCGCTGCAGCGGCTGAACGCCTCACGCCCGACCGCCGTCAACCTGGCCTGGGCACTGGCGCGGATGCGTCGTTGCCTGGGCAGCGCCGGTGCGGACTGGAAGACGCTGCTTGAAGCGGAAGCGCGGGCCATCGCCGAGGAAGACCTGGCCGCCAACCGCCACATGGGGGCGCTCGGCGCCGGCCTGATCGATGCCGGCAGCGGCGTGCTGACCCACTGCAATACCGGCTCGCTGGCCACCGCCGGCTTCGGCACCGCGCTGGGCGTGATCCGCGCCGGCATGGCCCAGCACCGGATCGCCCGCGTGTTCGCCGGCGAGACCCGTCCGTGGCTGCAGGGCGCGCGCCTGACCGTCTGGGAACTGCAGCAGGATGGCATCGACGCCACCCTGATCGCCGATTCGGCCGCCTCGCACCTGATGAAGACCGGGGCCGTGCAGTGGGTGATCGTCGGCGCCGACCGCATCTGCGCCAATGGCGATACCGCCAACAAGATCGGCACCTACCAGCTGGCCATCGCCGCGCGCCACCATGGCGTGAAATTCATGGTCGTGGCGCCGTCCTCGACGGTCGACATGGAGACCGTCGACGGCAGCCAGATCGAGATCGAACAGCGCGATCCGGGCGAGCTGTACGGCGTGGGCGGGACGCGCACGGTGGCCGAAGGCATCGCCGCCTGGAACCCGGTGTTCGACGTCACCCCGGGCGAGCTGATCGACGCAATCGTGACCGAGCGCGGCGTGATCCTGAACCCGACCGTGGAGAACATGCGCGCCGCCTTCGGCGGTTGA
- a CDS encoding DUF3011 domain-containing protein: MVKWFAVVAAPVYSIAMWGVLTPLPASAQQAGYDGEVVTCESRDMAWVHCDIDVSNGVDLVRQLSSNSCIRGSEWGTDRSGVWVTLGCRAEFRARPAQGVAAAEPGSKRKVRRVVRCESNGRPQSCPVRLDGAPVRLLRQLSVLPCREGQGWGYKRNEVWTSRGCQGDFEVADEQGRFVDVPRRLTCESKSKKRRFCGASISVGAAVRQQLSSTECVEGSTWGWSRNGIWVDGGCRAEFSVN, from the coding sequence TTGGTCAAGTGGTTTGCGGTTGTGGCGGCACCGGTCTACTCCATTGCGATGTGGGGAGTGCTGACGCCGTTGCCGGCATCGGCGCAGCAGGCCGGCTATGACGGCGAAGTCGTCACCTGCGAGTCACGCGACATGGCCTGGGTGCACTGCGATATAGATGTCAGCAACGGCGTCGATCTGGTTCGCCAGTTGTCCAGCAACAGCTGTATCCGTGGCAGCGAATGGGGCACCGACCGCAGCGGCGTGTGGGTCACGCTCGGCTGCCGTGCCGAGTTCCGGGCGCGCCCGGCGCAGGGAGTGGCTGCGGCCGAGCCAGGCAGCAAGCGCAAGGTGCGCCGCGTGGTCCGCTGTGAATCCAATGGCCGTCCGCAGAGTTGTCCGGTGCGTCTGGACGGCGCACCGGTGCGCCTGCTGCGGCAGCTGTCGGTGCTGCCATGCCGGGAAGGGCAGGGCTGGGGTTACAAGCGCAACGAGGTGTGGACCAGCCGTGGCTGCCAGGGCGATTTCGAGGTGGCCGATGAGCAGGGCCGTTTCGTCGACGTGCCGCGCCGGCTGACCTGCGAATCAAAATCGAAGAAGCGCCGTTTCTGCGGCGCCAGCATCTCCGTCGGTGCCGCGGTGCGACAGCAGCTGTCCAGCACCGAGTGCGTGGAGGGCAGCACCTGGGGCTGGAGCCGCAACGGCATCTGGGTGGACGGCGGTTGCCGCGCCGAATTCTCGGTGAATTGA
- the epmA gene encoding EF-P lysine aminoacylase EpmA: MSDALRRKLQQRAALNALVRRFFAERDVLEVETPILSVAGNTEPNIDSFHTDFSGHVDAGGRRRWLRTSPEYPLKRLLAAGVGDCYELGRVFRNGEAGGRHNPEFTLLEWYRVGWDHHRLVQETAELVRLALGLVGRSASLRVLSYRELFQQQVGVDPFQTDEAGLRAALGDVHIDPVGLTRDDWLDLLMTHRIQPHFDDAVMTVVHDWPASQAALARIRPGTPPLAERFELYLGAVELANGYHELNDADEQRARFQHDLQRRHARGQVQPALDEALLAALPAMPACAGVAVGIDRLLMAMNRTPRIADVLAFDFAGA, translated from the coding sequence GTGAGCGACGCCCTGCGGCGCAAACTGCAGCAGCGTGCCGCGCTGAACGCACTGGTGCGCCGCTTCTTCGCAGAGCGTGACGTGCTGGAGGTGGAGACACCGATCCTGTCGGTGGCCGGTAATACCGAGCCCAACATCGACAGCTTCCATACCGACTTCAGCGGCCATGTCGACGCCGGCGGCCGCCGTCGCTGGCTGCGTACGTCGCCGGAGTACCCGCTCAAGCGGCTGCTCGCTGCCGGTGTCGGCGACTGCTACGAACTGGGGCGGGTGTTCCGCAACGGCGAGGCCGGCGGGCGCCATAACCCGGAGTTCACCCTGCTGGAGTGGTACCGGGTTGGCTGGGACCATCACCGGCTGGTGCAGGAAACCGCGGAGCTGGTCCGCCTGGCTCTGGGCCTGGTTGGACGCAGCGCCAGCCTGCGTGTGCTGAGCTACCGCGAGCTGTTCCAGCAGCAGGTGGGCGTGGATCCGTTCCAGACCGATGAGGCCGGGCTGCGCGCTGCGCTGGGTGACGTGCATATCGACCCGGTCGGGCTGACCCGCGACGACTGGCTGGATCTGCTGATGACCCATCGCATCCAACCGCATTTCGATGACGCAGTCATGACCGTTGTCCACGACTGGCCGGCGAGCCAGGCAGCACTGGCCCGCATCCGCCCTGGTACGCCGCCGCTGGCCGAGCGGTTCGAGCTGTACCTGGGGGCCGTGGAGCTGGCCAACGGCTATCACGAACTGAACGATGCCGACGAACAACGGGCGCGTTTCCAGCACGACCTGCAGCGCCGCCATGCGCGCGGGCAGGTGCAGCCGGCGCTGGACGAGGCACTGCTGGCGGCGCTGCCCGCGATGCCTGCGTGTGCGGGAGTTGCGGTCGGCATCGATCGCCTGTTGATGGCGATGAACCGCACGCCCCGCATCGCCGACGTGCTGGCCTTCGATTTCGCCGGCGCCTGA
- a CDS encoding GNAT family N-acetyltransferase, which translates to MQTAPLDFRLATRADEELLISLMRAFYAEDRIEFDDVRVRRGVDALLADPRNGEVLLWLDEAGQVVGYAVIAMGFSLEQGGHFMLLDELYLGPRARGRGRGKQALAICEQRARGRGVSRLRLEVNHHNELARRLYLASGYIDDTRDLLTLPLDHPRPEGIL; encoded by the coding sequence ATGCAGACTGCCCCGCTGGACTTCCGCCTGGCCACCCGCGCCGACGAGGAACTGCTGATCTCGCTGATGCGCGCGTTCTACGCCGAGGACAGGATCGAGTTCGACGACGTGCGCGTGCGTCGCGGTGTCGATGCACTGCTGGCCGATCCGCGCAACGGCGAAGTGCTGCTGTGGCTGGACGAAGCCGGTCAGGTGGTCGGCTATGCGGTGATCGCGATGGGCTTCAGCCTGGAGCAGGGCGGGCATTTCATGCTGCTTGACGAGCTCTATCTGGGGCCGCGGGCACGCGGCCGTGGCCGGGGCAAGCAGGCGCTGGCCATCTGCGAACAGCGTGCACGCGGACGCGGGGTCAGCCGCCTGCGCCTGGAGGTGAACCACCACAACGAACTGGCGCGTCGGCTGTACCTGGCCAGTGGCTACATCGATGACACCCGCGACCTGCTGACCCTGCCGCTGGATCACCCGCGCCCGGAGGGCATCCTGTGA